A genome region from Penicillium psychrofluorescens genome assembly, chromosome: 3 includes the following:
- a CDS encoding uncharacterized protein (ID:PFLUO_005171-T1.cds;~source:funannotate) gives MAKSALAKDQFVKLIVGAGQASPSPPVGPALGSKGVKSMDFCKEFNARTAHINPGVPIPARVTVRPDRSFTFDLRTPTATYLLLNAANVEPRKGRLRGAMNPGHDVCGKISLKHVYEIAQIKQTETRLSGLSLQGLCKSVMAQAQSIGIQVVP, from the exons ATGGCCAAGAGCGCGCTGGCCAAGGATCAGTTCGTCAAACTGATTGTTGGCGCTGGCCAGGCGAGCCCCAGCCCCCCGGTCGGCCCAGCCCTAGGGAGCAAAGGTGTGAAGAGCATGGACTTTTGCAAG gAATTCAATGCCCGCACCGCGCACATTAACCCCGGGGTGCCCATCCCTGCGCGCGTCACCGTCCGCCCCGACCGCTCCTTTACCTTCGACCTGCGCACGCCCACCGCAACCTATCTCCTCCTCAATGCCGCCAATGTCGAGCCACGCAAAGGCCGGCTGCGTGGGGCGATGAACCCAGGCCACGATGTATGCGGCAAGATCTCGCTGAAACATGTGTACGAGATCGCGCAGATCAAGCAGACGGAGACACGGTTATCGGGGCTGAGCCTGCAGGGCCTGTGCAAGAGTGTGATGGCGCAGGCCCAGTCGATTGGGATCCAGGTGGTGCCATga
- a CDS encoding uncharacterized protein (ID:PFLUO_005172-T1.cds;~source:funannotate): protein MNWLKSTLSAVAGTQEPIYGPEAIQSVTKQAETTPYTALTRDDLRWRAYQYTNVETQTFYVMADNGTLVFVQIIYSNIVGIHTTAQFNAKIFNLKGGEHVWHSDPLSNFMFDEGMYSFGADNLSLTLNEEADAYVLKSTVSADCLVDLTFKRTTPGFVVGKNGTSYFGTDPKNPWGSMSHSFWPRCTVEGTITTPGQAYDMAGRGVFIHALQGMKPHHAAARWNFINFQTPTYTAIMMEYTTPPSYGSTKVNVGGILKDGEIIYAGATNAVTHTDSAQDSENDWPEPKSARYTWEGTTSDGKEVTAEVEGSLGPRLDRIDVMAQVPGFIKSIAGSVAGTRPYIYQYSPQEKLSLKLNVGGTETIEEGTMFCEATFIS, encoded by the exons ATGAACTGGCTTAAATCGAC GCTCTCGGCGGTTGCGGGCACCCAGGAGCCCATCTATGGCCCTGAAGCGATTCAGTCGGTCACAAAGCAGGCGGAGACTACGCCGTACACAGCGTTGACCAGGGACGACTTGCGGTGGCGCGCATACCAGTACACCAATGTCGAGACCCAGACCTTCTACGTTATGGCCGACAATGGCACCCTGGTTTTTGTCCAGATCATCTACAGCAACATAGT AGGAATCCATACCACTGCCCAGTTCAACGCCAAGATCTTTAACCTGAAAGGCGGCGAGCACGTCTGGCACTCAGACCCCCTGTCCAACTTCATGTTCGACGAGGGCATGTACTCGTTTGGCGCGGATAACCTGTCGTTGACCCTCAACGAGGAGGCCGACGCCTACGTCCTGAAGTCAACCGTCAGCGCAGACTGCTTGGTGGACCTGACGTTCAAGCGGACTACTCCCGGTTTTGTCGTCGGCAAGAACGGCACGTCGTACTTCGGCACCGACCCGAAGAACCCCTGGGGCTCGATGAGCCATTCCTTCTGGCCTCGGTGTACCGTCGAGGgtaccatcaccaccccagGCCAGGCCTATGACATGGCCGGTCGCGGTGTCTTCATCCACGCTCTGCAGGGCATGAAGCCGCACCACGCAG CGGCACGGTGGAACTTTATCAACTTCCAGACCCCGACCTACACCGCCATCATGATGGAGTACACCACTCCTCCATCCTACGGCTCGACCAAGGTCAATGTTGGTGGCATCTTGAAAGATGGTGAGATCATCTACGCCGGTGCCACCAACGCGGTCACCCACACCGACTCCGCACAGGACTCTGAAAACGACTGGCCGGAGCCCAAGTCTGCCCGGTATACCTGGGAGGGAACGACCTCCGACGGCAAGGAAGTCACCGCCGAAGTGGAAGGCTCTCTCGGCCCCAGACTCGACCGTATCGACGTCATGGCCCAAGTGCCGGGATTCATCAAGAGTATCGCCGGAAGCGTTGCTGGTACCAGACCGTACATTTACCAG TACTCGCCACAAGAGAAGCTGTCCCTGAAGCTGAACGTGGGCGGCACCGAAACGATCGAAGAAGGAACGATGTTCTGCGAGGCGACTTTCATCTCGTGA